A stretch of the Apteryx mantelli isolate bAptMan1 chromosome 3, bAptMan1.hap1, whole genome shotgun sequence genome encodes the following:
- the MCFD2 gene encoding multiple coagulation factor deficiency protein 2, producing MALQNFRKHLLFSLLAAFFISALAEESVGESQHANIRLDKNLVQDKDHIMEHLEGVIEKPESEMSPQELQLHYFKMHDYDGNNLLDGLELAAAISHVHKEEGGEHTQAMKEEELISLIDDVLRDDDKNNDGYIDYAEFAKSLE from the exons ATGGCCCTACAGAATTTTAGAAAACATCTGCTGTTCTCCCTTCTGGCTGCTTTCTTCATCTCTGCTTTAGCTGAGGAGTCTGTAGGAGAAAGTCAACATGCAAATATTCGGCTTGATAAGAACCTGGTACAAGATAAAGA ccacATCATGGAACATTTGGAAGGTGTTATTGAGAAACCAGAGTCTGAGATGTCTCCACAAGAGTTGCAGCTTCATTACTTCAAAATGCATGATTATGATGGCAATAATTTGCTAGATGGGTTAGAGCTTGCTGCTGCTATATCACATGTCCACAAAGAG gaaggTGGTGAGCATACCCAGGcaatgaaagaagaagaactaaTTAGTCTAATAGATGATGTTTTAAGAGATGATGATAAGAACAATGATGGATACATTGACTATGCAGAATTTGCAAAATCACTGGAATAA